GATAATAAAAGACAAAAGCATATTGGCGATTACTAAAATAGTCGATATGTTTTGGGTAAGATAATCCAACACCTTTTTTCTCCTTACTTCATTTGAATTCTCCTTATAAAGGATAGCGGACTTAGCAAACAAAGTAAAGAACAACACAATACAACTGATTTTTATACCTTATCTGAAAATTTTATACTTGCCTTATGGTCAAAAAAAAACGACCGGCTAAAAACCGGTCGTAAAGAGTTTTTAAACTTTTAGGAAACGGCGCATAGACATCACCGAACCAATTGAACCAATAACCACACCGACAACCACCATTAAAAGACAAATTTGCCAAGTAAAAGTGTCCGGTGCTAATAAACTATAGTTTGAACGTAATAAAGACGGGTTAACCCAACGGTAAACTTGATTGTAACCAAATACCATAATCAATACGGGTACGACTGAACCAAGTAAGCCAATCCAACCACCTTCTAAAAAGAATGGCCAACGGATATAACCGTTTTTTGCGCCTACTAGACGCATAATTTGAATTTCTCTTTGACGGGATAAAATGGTAATTCGAATCGTATTGGAAATTAAGAACATTGCGACAAAAACTAGCAAGACTGCTGCAGCCAAGCCCCATGTTTTAATTGCATCGGCAATTTTAAAGATTCGATCTGAGTTGGTACCACCATAATCTGCCCGGAAAACATTGCTTAAATTTCCAGCTTCTTTTGAAATTGTCTTTGTATATTTAGGATTTTCTGCACTCACAACATAAACATCATAAAGCGGATTACTATCCCCTTCAAATTGTTGCCACGCATCCCCCATCGCGTCTTGAATTTTTTTCAATTCATCAGCTTTACTAGAAAAATGTACCCCTTTAACATGATCCAATCCTTCTAGTTCGGTTTTTAATTTATCCATATCAGGTTGTTTGGTTCCAATATCAACAAAGACAGAAACGTCCACATTTTTTTCAATATCTTGTGCCAATTTCGTAGCATTCATAATAACACCCATAAAGACACCAACTAAGGTCAGTGTAATGGTAACCGCACTGACAGAAGCAATTGTCATCCAGCCGTTACGTTTTAAGCTTTTAATACTTTCCAATAAGTGGCGGAAAAAAGTTCTAATCATCGTAGCCGTATTCTCCTTCCGCTTGGTCACGAATAATGCGTCCATTTTCAATTGCAATAACCCGATGTCTAATCGTATTTACAATTGTACTATTATGGGTAGCCATTACAATTGTCGTTCCTTGTCCATTAATCCGATCCAATAGTTTCATAATTTCCCATGAATTTTCTGGATCCAAGTTACCAGTTGGTTCATCGGCGATTAATACTTTAGGTGTATTCACAATTGCCCGCGCGATGGAAACCCGTTGTTGTTCCCCACCAGATAACTCACTTGGGAAAACACGGACTTTATGTTTTAAACCAACTAAATCCAAAACTTCCATTACCCGTTTTTTGATATCTCGTGGCTTACGTCCAATTACTTGCATTGCATAGGCAACATTTTCATAGACTGTTTTTTTTGGCAATAATTTATAATCTTGGAAAACTACTCCGATTTCTCGGCGCAACAAAGGAACTTCTTTGTTTTTGATGTTTAATAAATCATAACCAGCAACGTTTAAAACGCCCTTGGTAGCTTTTTCTTCCCGATACATCAATTTAATAAAGGTTGATTTCCCAGCGCCGGAAGGTCCGACCACATAGACAAATTCACCTTGATCAATATCGATAGTGATATTACGGATGGCAGTCGTACCGTTGGAGTACTTCTTCATTACATCCTTCATTTCAATCATGGCTATCTCTCCATCTCATTTTTTTCATACCCGCTCATTATAACATGTCAATATTGCAGTAATCTTTCACAAGTTTACATTTTGATTTCATTTAAAAGAAAATTAATCCTCACCTTGACGTAGTTTCATTTTCAAGAAGGCATCAATGAAACCATCCAAATCACCATCCATTACAGCTGTGACATTTCCGGTTTCGTAATTATTACGGTGATCTTTAACCATTGAATAAGGATGAAAAACATAAGAACGAATTTGCGAACCCCAGCCAATTTCTAATTGTTCGCCTCTTAATGCAGCTGCTTCTTGTTCTTTTTTCTCAACTTCTAGTTGATACAATTTTGCTTTTAACATGCCCATTGCTTGTTCTCTATTTTTTAACTGGGAACGTTGCGCTTGACTAGCCACTACAACACCTGTTGGAATATGGGTAATACGTACAGCAGATTCAGTTTTATTGATATGCTGTCCACCAGCACCGCTAGCCCGATACGTGTCAATTTTTAAATCATCGGGATTAATTGCGATATCAATCGTATCATCTAATTCCGGCATTACATCCACCGAACAAAAAGAAGTATGTCGTCTTGCATTTGAGTCAAAAGGTGAAATCCGAACTAGGCGATGTACGCCACGCTCTGATTTTAAATAACCAAAAGCATTATGGCCTTTAATTAACAAGGTTACACTTTTAATTCCTGCTTCATCACCGGCTTGGTAATCCAATGTCTCTACCTGATAACCATGCTTTTCTGCCCAGCGGGTGTACATTCTTAAAAGCATACTTCCCCAGTCTTGGGATTCTGTCCCGCCAGCACCAGGGTGTAGTTCTAAAATGGCATTATTATGATCATAAGGTTCATCTAATAGTAAAGAAAGTTCATAAGTTTGTAATTTTTCTTTTAGCGCAGGTAATCTGGTTGCCAGTTCTGCGTTCATTTCTGAATCGTCTTCTTCTTCTAACATTTCTACCATTACCGCTAATTCTTCTTCTTCTGCTGCTAATTGATTAAACTGATCATAAGTTGCTTTATTAGCATTATTTTCATTAATAACTTTTTGCGCTTTTTTTGTATTATCCCAAAAACCTGGCTCAGCCATTTGATGTTCAGCTTGAGCAATCGCCTCTTCCAACTCGTCTAAGTCAAAGAGACCTCCTAAATGATTGAATTTGGTCTTTCATGGTACTTAACTGTTGTTTCATCTCACTTAATTCCATTGAAGATTCCTCCTGTTAAAAACAGCTTTTTGCTTTTTCTTTTTATAGTAGAGATATTTTTATGGTTCTATCATAACCAAAAGATAAGGCTGGTACAAGTCGCGTACCAGCCTTAGTCTATGAATGATTTTAACTATGCGTTTTTGCCGTGGCAATTTTTATACTTTTTACCGCTGCCGCAAGGACATGGATCGTTACGTCCAACTTTTTTAACTTGTTGTGGTTTTTGCGGTTTTACTTCTTCTTGTTCCGCTTGACCTTGTGCAACTTGCTCTCGTTGCACATTTTGACGAATCTCAGCCTTCATAAACAGACGTGTCACTTCGTATTCAATTGCCCCCACCATATCTTCAAACATCGTATAGCCTTCAGTTTGATATTCTACGAGTGGATTGTTTTGTCCGTAAGCCCGCAGGCCAATTGATTGACGCAATTGATCCATCGCATCGATATGGTCTGTCCATTTAGAGTCAACTACCCGCAAGATAACAACTTTTTCAAACTCCAATAATTGTTCTTGACTATTTAATTGCTCTTTCTTTTGATCAAAAATAGCTTGTGCTTTCTCCATTAAGAAAGTTTTCATTTCTTCGGGTGATTTATTTTCCAGATCAGCCACTGCGATACTATCTTCGTGAACAATGGCGTTACCTGCAAAATCAACAATCCCAGCTAAATTCCATTGACTCTTATCTTCAACTTGAGTATGCGCATCTACGACACGGCTAATCGTACGTTTCACCATGTTCATTAGCGTTTGTGACAAATCCTTTTCTTCCATAATTACTTCTTGTCGTTGACCGTAAATAACTTCACGTTGTTCCCGCATTACATCGTCATATTGCAAGACATTTTTACGAGTATCGTAGTTATTACCTTCAACCCGTTTTTGTGCTGATTCCACTTGTTTAGTCAACATTTTACTTTGAATAACTTGATCTTCTTCATCCAAATTCATACGTTCCATAAAGGCCTTAATTCGTTCAGAACCAAAACGTTTCATCAAATCATCTTCAAGGGATAAATAAAATTGTGAAACCCCTGGATCCCCTTGACGACCTGAACGGCCACGTAATTGGTTATCAATCCGGCGTGATTCATGGCGTTCAGTACCGACAACAGCTAAACCGCCTAATTCTGCCACACCTAAACCTAATTTAATATCCGTACCACGACCAGCCATGTTGGTTGCAATTGTGACGGCACCTTTTTGTCCGGCATTTAAAATAATTTCCGCTTCTTTAAAGTGGTTCTTAGCGTTCAAGACTTCATGGGGAACTTTTTCTTTATCTAACATGTTAGATAACAATTCTGATGTTTCAACGGCAACGGTACCAACTAATACAGGTTGTCCCTTACGGTAACGTTCTTTAATGTCTTTAACAACTGCATCGAATTTAGAATGTAGCGTTGGATAAAGCAAATCAGCTCGATCATCACGAATTACCGGTTGGTTAGTTGGAATTTGGATAACTTGCATGTTGTAGATTTCCCGGAATTCTTCTTCTTCGGTTTTGGCTGTACCTGTCATCCCGGCTAATTTTTTATACATCCGGAAATAGTTTTGGAAGGTAATGGTTGCCATTGTTTTTGTTTCATCTTCAATTTCAACGCCTTCTTTAGCTTCAATCGCTTGGTGTAAGCCATCAGAATACCGACGTCCATCCATAATCCGCCCTGTAAATTGGTCAACGATTAAAACTTTTCCTTCTTGTACCACATAATCAAAGTCGCGAATCATAATGAAATTAGCGCGTAATGCATTATCTAAGTGATGTGTTAAGGCTGTATTTTCAATATCATAAAGATTTTTTAGACCAAAGTTTTCTTCAGCTTTTTCAATCCCAGCTTCTGTTAACCCAATTGTCTTAGACTGAATATCAATCTTATAATCTTCCTCTTCTTTCAAGCGTTTGACAAAGTTATCAGCGCGCGTATAAAGTGCGGTTGATTTTTCAGCTTGTCCAGAAATAATCAACGGTGTTCTAGCTTCATCGACTAAAATCGAGTCCACTTCATCGACAACAGCATAATTTAGTGGTCGTTGCACCATTTGATTGCGATAAACTACCATATTGTCTCGCAAATAGTCAAAACCTAATTCATTATTCGTTGAGTACGTGATATCACAAGCATAGGCAGCCCGTTTTTCCTC
The DNA window shown above is from Enterococcus montenegrensis and carries:
- the prfB gene encoding peptide chain release factor 2 (programmed frameshift), with translation MELSEMKQQLSTMKDQIQSFRRSLDLDELEEAIAQAEHQMAEPGFWDNTKKAQKVINENNANKATYDQFNQLAAEEEELAVMVEMLEEEDDSEMNAELATRLPALKEKLQTYELSLLLDEPYDHNNAILELHPGAGGTESQDWGSMLLRMYTRWAEKHGYQVETLDYQAGDEAGIKSVTLLIKGHNAFGYLKSERGVHRLVRISPFDSNARRHTSFCSVDVMPELDDTIDIAINPDDLKIDTYRASGAGGQHINKTESAVRITHIPTGVVVASQAQRSQLKNREQAMGMLKAKLYQLEVEKKEQEAAALRGEQLEIGWGSQIRSYVFHPYSMVKDHRNNYETGNVTAVMDGDLDGFIDAFLKMKLRQGED
- the secA gene encoding preprotein translocase subunit SecA; its protein translation is MANFIRKLIENDKKDLKRLDKIANEVETFAEKMAALSDLQLKEKTDEFRGRYQKGETLDQLLPEAFAVVREAAKRVLGLYPYHVQLMGGIVLHDGNISEMRTGEGKTLTATMPVYLNALSGEGVHVVTVNEYLATRDSQEMGELYNFLGMTVGLNINSKTPEEKRAAYACDITYSTNNELGFDYLRDNMVVYRNQMVQRPLNYAVVDEVDSILVDEARTPLIISGQAEKSTALYTRADNFVKRLKEEEDYKIDIQSKTIGLTEAGIEKAEENFGLKNLYDIENTALTHHLDNALRANFIMIRDFDYVVQEGKVLIVDQFTGRIMDGRRYSDGLHQAIEAKEGVEIEDETKTMATITFQNYFRMYKKLAGMTGTAKTEEEEFREIYNMQVIQIPTNQPVIRDDRADLLYPTLHSKFDAVVKDIKERYRKGQPVLVGTVAVETSELLSNMLDKEKVPHEVLNAKNHFKEAEIILNAGQKGAVTIATNMAGRGTDIKLGLGVAELGGLAVVGTERHESRRIDNQLRGRSGRQGDPGVSQFYLSLEDDLMKRFGSERIKAFMERMNLDEEDQVIQSKMLTKQVESAQKRVEGNNYDTRKNVLQYDDVMREQREVIYGQRQEVIMEEKDLSQTLMNMVKRTISRVVDAHTQVEDKSQWNLAGIVDFAGNAIVHEDSIAVADLENKSPEEMKTFLMEKAQAIFDQKKEQLNSQEQLLEFEKVVILRVVDSKWTDHIDAMDQLRQSIGLRAYGQNNPLVEYQTEGYTMFEDMVGAIEYEVTRLFMKAEIRQNVQREQVAQGQAEQEEVKPQKPQQVKKVGRNDPCPCGSGKKYKNCHGKNA
- the ftsE gene encoding cell division ATP-binding protein FtsE → MIEMKDVMKKYSNGTTAIRNITIDIDQGEFVYVVGPSGAGKSTFIKLMYREEKATKGVLNVAGYDLLNIKNKEVPLLRREIGVVFQDYKLLPKKTVYENVAYAMQVIGRKPRDIKKRVMEVLDLVGLKHKVRVFPSELSGGEQQRVSIARAIVNTPKVLIADEPTGNLDPENSWEIMKLLDRINGQGTTIVMATHNSTIVNTIRHRVIAIENGRIIRDQAEGEYGYDD
- the ftsX gene encoding permease-like cell division protein FtsX — translated: MIRTFFRHLLESIKSLKRNGWMTIASVSAVTITLTLVGVFMGVIMNATKLAQDIEKNVDVSVFVDIGTKQPDMDKLKTELEGLDHVKGVHFSSKADELKKIQDAMGDAWQQFEGDSNPLYDVYVVSAENPKYTKTISKEAGNLSNVFRADYGGTNSDRIFKIADAIKTWGLAAAVLLVFVAMFLISNTIRITILSRQREIQIMRLVGAKNGYIRWPFFLEGGWIGLLGSVVPVLIMVFGYNQVYRWVNPSLLRSNYSLLAPDTFTWQICLLMVVVGVVIGSIGSVMSMRRFLKV